Part of the Pseudomonas sp. P8_241 genome is shown below.
TCACCGCGCGGATCTGCGGTCTGCGCTCCAGGGTGTAGCTGTCCAGCAAGCTGTTGTCGGCCAGACCGCGCAGCAGCAGGTCCAGGCGCCAGGACAGGTTCCACGCATCGCGAATCCCCGAGCACATGCCCTGGCCCATGAACGGTGGCATCACGTGCGCGGCATCACCGGCCAGCATCACCCGGCCGCTGTGCCAGTTCGAGGCGATGCGCGAGCGGAACTGATAGACCGCATGGCGTACCAGGTCGGCGGTGTCCGGGGCGACCCAACGCGACAGCAGCGACCAGACCTTGTCGGAGTCCTGCAGGTCTTCGATGGTTTCGTGAGGCAGGCGCATGAATTCCCAGCGGCGATAGCCGGGGCCACCCGGTACCATGGTTGTCGGGCGTTCGGGGTTACACCACTGGCCGATGTCTGGCACATCCAGTTCCACACCAGGCTTGGGCTGCAGGTCGACCACCAGCCAGTCTTCCTGGAAGCCCAGGTCTTGCCACTCAATGCCCAGCGACTGACGTACGAAGCTGTTGGCGCCGTCGGCACCGATCACATAGCGGGCGCGGACGCTTTGCTGCTCCTGACCCAATGAAAACTTGCCGTCCTCACGAATCACTCGATTGAGCACCATGTCGCAACCATCGGCGTCCTGCTTGAGCGCGGTGGCTTCCCAGCCCTGATGAATCTGCACGTTGCCGATGCTTTTGGCCTTGCGGTCCAGGGCGGCTTCCAGTGACGGCTGGTTGAACAGATAGCCGAACGGCCCGTCGCTGATGGATTCGGCTGACCAGTCGATTTCCACCAGTACTTTCCAGTCGGCGTTGAACCACTGATAGCGCGCCGAAGGCTGGGAGATTTTTGCCAGCTCTTCACCCAGCCCCATGGAGAGGAAAACGCGGCGAATTTCATGATCGTAGAAAACTGCGCGCGGCAGGGGATAAAGCGCTGGCCAGCGTTCGAATACGGCGACCGAATAGCCCATCTGGCCCAACAGAATGGCCAGGGTCTGGCCTACGGGACCGTAACCGGCAATGGCGACATCGACTGTGGTGTGCTGATTCATGACTGTACCTCGTGTACTTCTCAATGATTTCCGGACATGGCCGGACCCGTCGCGCGTTTCATTTGAATCGCGCGATGCAGGAAGTCAGTTTCGTTAGAGGTGGCTCAGGTCGGTGCCGGAGCGTGCGCTTCAGTGTTGAAGATGAAGTTGTCCGGGACGTCCGGGCCCCAGAGGTACAGGGAATTTTCCGGTGGGTAATCGCCGGCCGGCCATTCGCTGCCTTCAGAGATGTAGTCCATGTCTGCCGAGTAT
Proteins encoded:
- a CDS encoding bifunctional 3-(3-hydroxy-phenyl)propionate/3-hydroxycinnamic acid hydroxylase gives rise to the protein MNQHTTVDVAIAGYGPVGQTLAILLGQMGYSVAVFERWPALYPLPRAVFYDHEIRRVFLSMGLGEELAKISQPSARYQWFNADWKVLVEIDWSAESISDGPFGYLFNQPSLEAALDRKAKSIGNVQIHQGWEATALKQDADGCDMVLNRVIREDGKFSLGQEQQSVRARYVIGADGANSFVRQSLGIEWQDLGFQEDWLVVDLQPKPGVELDVPDIGQWCNPERPTTMVPGGPGYRRWEFMRLPHETIEDLQDSDKVWSLLSRWVAPDTADLVRHAVYQFRSRIASNWHSGRVMLAGDAAHVMPPFMGQGMCSGIRDAWNLSWRLDLLLRGLADNSLLDSYTLERRPQIRAVIEASMAMGKVVCVSDPVKAAERDAAYLSGNVAPLPPFPGLTDGLLQEDGQLRGILGVHGSIEIDGKVSRYDDVIQRGFHLLVRGDEDPLALLDAQQLNFIRDYGLQVVRLAPQADSAKGIYRDVSGKYLQFMAEAGLKVLVVRPDYYCYGGVAELSALPKLLTSLSHQLQQNVGQQSLVNDTRACHV